In the genome of Plasmodium yoelii strain 17X genome assembly, chromosome: 14, one region contains:
- a CDS encoding nucleus export protein BRR6, putative, with translation MTINENRMRIIPMDDTKNYSGSEENDTINLENNSNDLSSYQNFLIGGPNTESYKYTDKNCHALVKKEKKNPTSHQTANNYHYKSSNGSIKHMHLMKRKKGFIGKDPYCSTHLILGSGRSNKKLKKKFLWNRGIDQNTNVSELSYIRDFENNSFMHDNSQHLVLYDNNNNRYMDYSRNAKEIRSEKMRYFFVYSPDIIQRWLRVIFNIIITSLIVTLIYFIFISIREDINKKVAIQVQNVKEESNTCKKQYYAHKCGTVNLPLLNEKCEEWLKCMNTDHKLYQDISFLSAQMLGQIMNAFIVQFEWKSICVIAFIFLLIFIGSNYALSIGGANKTNNNDYNLYNPIMNPSHGIPPYSPYFNFYPYMSPPLNYNNPYNPDFTLMNTSYLHNKYFQDNNFNRSPYNYSSSYQQHNNGHNDSNNSVSRNKENSENYNQNQKDGNKDSKKVGFLKYLTRDFK, from the coding sequence ATGACCATAAATGAGAATAGAATGCGAATAATACCCATGGATGATACAAAGAATTATTCCGGAagtgaagaaaatgatacaATAAATTTGGAAAATAATTCAAACGATTTAAGTAGTTACCAGAATTTTCTTATTGGTGGCCCCAATACAGagtcatataaatatacagaCAAAAATTGTCATGCACttgtaaaaaaagaaaaaaaaaatccaaCTAGCCATCAAACAGCTaataattatcattataaGAGTAGTAATGGAAGTATAAAACATATGCATTTAATGAAACGTAAAAAAGGGTTTATAGGAAAAGATCCATATTGTAGTACTCATTTAATATTGGGTAGTGGACGAagcaataaaaaattaaaaaaaaaatttttatggAATCGGGGTATAGATCAAAATACAAATGTATCCGAATTATCTTATATTCGcgattttgaaaataattcatttatGCATGATAATTCTCAACATTTAGttttatatgataataataataatagatatatgGATTATTCAAGAAATGCAAAAGAAATTCGAAGTGAAAAAATgagatatttttttgtatattctCCTGATATTATACAAAGATGGTTAAGagttatatttaatattataattacatCATTAATAGTCacacttatttattttatatttatatcaataagagaagatataaataaaaaagttgcTATTCAAGTTCAAAATGTAAAAGAAGAATCAAATACATgcaaaaaacaatattatgCTCATAAATGTGGAACTGTAAATTTACcattattaaatgaaaaatgtgAAGAATGGTTAAAATGTATGAACACAGATCATAAATTATATCAagatatatcttttttatcaGCTCAAATGTTAGGACAAATTATGAATGCATTTATAGTTCAATTTGAATGGAAAAGTATATGTGTTATCGCTTTTATATTCcttcttatttttattggaAGTAATTATGCATTATCAATAGGTGGAGCTAATAAaactaataataatgattataatttatataaccCTATTATGAATCCATCTCATGGTATTCCACCATATTCTccttattttaatttttatccCTATATGTCACCACCAttgaattataataatccATATAATCCAGATTTTACACTAATGAACACTTCATATCTTcacaataaatattttcaagataataattttaatagaaGTCCTTACAATTATTCTAGTTCATATCAACAACATAATAATGGTCATAATGATTCAAATAATTCAGTTTCaagaaataaagaaaattcagaaaattataatcaaAATCAAAAAGATGGGAACAAAGATTCCAAAAAAGTTGggtttttgaaatatttaacCAGAGATTTTaagtaa
- a CDS encoding cAMP-dependent protein kinase regulatory subunit, putative, with product MGNVCTWREGKGESEDKNLKMADNDIQTQFQEYSNKIRNNSKNHDNTDSSKESKHGNKDTLSNGLSLNKREDGNDVLSNKDKSANANKDVPLINKNNLIIEECSSDDDETDCLSETNKKDMDSNPLDIEHIEVRQSKRMSVSAEAYGEWNKKKENFVAKVHKKDNKEKKKIREALNESFLFNHLNNSEMETIIDAFFDEHVEKGVNIINEGDEGDLLYVIDEGEIEIYKTKDNKKEVLTTLKSKDVFGELALLYNSKRAATAKALTKCHLWALDRESFTYIIKDNIAKKRQMYEDILKQVTVLKDMDPYERSKVADCLKSKTFNTGDIIINEGEQGDTFYILIDGKATALKNGQVIKTYTKGDYFGELALLRNQPRAATVKAESTCQVVHLERKGFKRLLGPIEKILIRNVENYKKVLKELGIDSSCIEEN from the exons atgggcAATGTGTGCACATG GCGAGAAGGGAAAGGAGAATCAGAAGATAAAAATCTAAAAATGGCAGACAACGATATACAAACACAATTTCAAGAATATTCAAACAAAATTAGAAATAATAGTAAAAACCATGATAATACAGATAGCTCTAAGGAAAGTAAACATGGGAATAAAGACACCTTATCAAATGGGTTATCATTAAATAAAAGAGAAGATGGAAATGATGTATTGTCAAACAAAGATAAGTCAGCGAATGCTAATAAAGATGTTCCcctaataaataaaaacaatttaataa TCGAGGAGTGCTCAAGTGATGACGACGAAACAGACTGTCTTAGTGAAACAAACAAAAAAGATATGGATTCAAACCCTTTGGATATTGAACATATAGAAGTGAGACAATCAAAAAGAATGTCAGTTAGTGCTGAAGCATATGGAGAATGGaataaaaagaaagaaaattTTGTAGCTAAAGTTcataaaaaagataataaagaaaagaaaaaaattcgTGAAGCATTAAATGAATCATTTCTATTtaatcatttaaataattcagaAATGGAAACAATTATCGATGCATTTTTTGATGAACATGTAGAAAAAGgtgttaatataataaatgaagGAGATGAAGGAGACTTATTATATGTAATAGATGAAGGAGaaattgaaatatataaaacaaaagacAATAAAAAAGAAGTATTAACAACATTAAAATCAAAGGATGTATTTGGAGAGCTagctttattatataattcaaaaagAGCAGCAACAGCTAAAGCTTTAACTAAATGTCATTTATGGGCATTAGATAGAGAAtcatttacatatataataaaagataatatagcaaaaaaaagacaaatgtatgaagatatattaaaacaGGTAACTGTATTAAAGGATATGGATCCATATGAAAGATCTAAAGTTGCTGATTGTTTAAAATCAAAAACATTTAATACTGGtgatattataataaatgaagGTGAACAAGGagatacattttatattttaattgatGGAAAAGCTACTGCTTTAAAAAATGGTCAGGTTATTAAAACATATACAAAAGGCGATTATTTTGGTGAGTTAGCTCTTTTAAGAAATCAGCCAAGAGCTGCTACTGTAAAAGCAGAAAGTACATGTCAAGTAGTACATTTAGAACGAAAAGGTTTTAAAAGATTGTTAGGTCCAAtagaaaaaattttaattagaaatgttgaaaattataaaaaagttTTAAAAGAATTAGGAATAGATTCATCTTGCATTGAAGAAAACTAA